A part of Oncorhynchus kisutch isolate 150728-3 linkage group LG2, Okis_V2, whole genome shotgun sequence genomic DNA contains:
- the LOC109874160 gene encoding complement C1q subcomponent subunit B — translation MNTAAFLLVSLCCCCWLSAAQQETKKTENEGKECQTSQGSCYPDLCKLLKDFGVMEAKLRTTVEKLGVMETQLKVNENQLEELKNNERRKVIFSAALGGNGHIGPIDHDTTLIFKNVITNIGSAYNPSTGVFAAPIAGVYYFSFFYHAGGSQTKYISLFKNGQRMVTSSDHQSSGDGADNGANAVTLQLEVGDQVFIRLMANTHVWDSVNHTTFNGFLLKQV, via the coding sequence ATGAACACAGCTGCATTTCTGTTGGTTTcgctgtgctgctgctgctggctgtCTGCGGCTCAACAAGAGACCAAAAAGACTGAAAATGAAGGTAAAGAATGCCAGACATCACAAGGCTCGTGCTACCCTGACTTGTGCAAGCTGCTGAAAGACTTCGGTGTCATGGAGGCGAAACTGCGAACCACGGTGGAAAAACTGGGAGTCATGGAAACCCAGCTCAAAGTTAACGAGAATCAACTTGAGGAACTGAAAAATAACGAGAGGAGGAAGGTGATCTTTTCGGCTGCCCTGGGCGGGAATGGGCACATCGGGCCAATCGACCATGACACTACCCTGATCTTCAAAAATGTCATCACTAACATTGGCAGTGCCTACAATCCAAGTACAGGGGTATTTGCTGCCCCTATTGCAGGGGTCTACTACTTCAGTTTCTTCTACCATGCCGGAGGAAGTCAGACTAAATACATTTCCTTGTTCAAGAATGGACAGCGCATGGTCACTTCCTCTGATCACCAGTCTAGCGGTGATGGAGCTGACAACGGGGCTAATGCAGTCACTCTACAGCTGGAGGTGGGAGACCAAGTGTTCATACGCCTAATGGCTAACACTCACGTGTGGGACTCTGTAAACCACACCACCTTCAATGGGTTCCTGCTCAAACAAGTGTGA